In Vicia villosa cultivar HV-30 ecotype Madison, WI unplaced genomic scaffold, Vvil1.0 ctg.000217F_1_1_3, whole genome shotgun sequence, the DNA window TTGATGAAATCCCCAAATCCAAAATCAAAAGCTGAGAAAAAGTAGGGTTAGAGATTTTATTAACTTCGATCAATCGATTCTTTCGGACACGAAGCTGAAACGCGAGCGGTGAATCAATGGCGTCACAAACGATAAAGCGAAAGCCAGTTTTCGTGAAGGCCGATCAGCTGAAACCAGGGACAAGCGGACACACTCTGACAGTGAAGGTGGTGAGCTCTTCACCGGTGAAGACGGTCCCAAGCCGCGGTGGTCGATCGTCGGTGATTGCTTCTCGCCCCTCCCGTATCGCTGAATGCGTCGTTGGAGATGAAACTGCGGTGATAATCTTTACCGCTCGAAATGAACAGGGTATGATTTGTTGTGTGTTGCGTGTTGTTCATagcataactttttttttttttttgtagaattTCAGTGTTTTTGGATATGCAATGTTATTGACATTTCATTGAATTAAAGATAGAATTGCTTTTAGTTTAAAGTTCCATTTCTAAGCTTTAAGGACTTGAAAGAGTTTTTAAGGCATGTGAATTAACCTATGCTACTCTGATGATTACTGATGATTATGTTTTGTGCTTCAATGGCTATGAAGCAAAGATACCAAAAAc includes these proteins:
- the LOC131625426 gene encoding uncharacterized protein At4g28440-like, whose protein sequence is MASQTIKRKPVFVKADQLKPGTSGHTLTVKVVSSSPVKTVPSRGGRSSVIASRPSRIAECVVGDETAVIIFTARNEQVDLVNPGATIILRNAKIDMFKGSMRLAVDRWGRIEVTEPANFEVREDNNLSLVEYELVTVPQE